CCGGCAAATCAGCCGTGTCAGCGCCGGCTCACTGAAGAATTGGCAGCGCCTGGACATTCGTCCCGGCGATCAGGTGTCCATCAGCCTTGCCGGCCAGGTCATTCCTCGGCTCGACGAGGTGATCCTGCGCAACGAGACCCGCGTGGAGGTGGCCGTACCCGATTCCCGAGACTTTCACGCCCTGAGCTGTTGGCAACTGGACCCTGGGTGCGAGGAGCAACTGCTCTCGCGCCTCACCTGGCTGAGCAGCAACCAGGGCCTGGCCTTGCCACATATGGGCCGAGAAACCTGGAACGTATTGATCCAGGCCGGTCTAATCGCAGGCTTTCTCGATTGGTTAACCCTGGATGCGGCAGAGCTTGCTAACATTGATGGTTTGGGCGAACGCACCCGCGCGCGAGTGCTCGACAGTATTCAAAGCGCCCGGAAGCGCCCCTTTGCACAATGGCTGAAAGCATTGGGCGTGCCGCCCGCGGCGCGCAACAACCTGGAGGGCGACTGGCATACGCTGGTCGCCAAAGACACCCAAGCCTGGCTGGCCACTGACGGCATCGGCCCGGGACGTGCGGCGCAACTGAGCGCCTTTTTCCGCGACCCGCAGGTACAGGCCTTGGCTGAAACATTACGTGGCGCCGGCATAGACGGTTTTTGAACCCGGCCCCACCCTCTGATTGCTACTCTGGAGCCCGTATATGAAATTGCTTGCCCCTCTTGCCTTACTGACTTTCGCAAGCTTCATGGCCACGCCGCTGCTGGCCGCCGACGAAACATCGCCATTGACAGGCTGCGCTGCCAAGCGCCAAGCCATCAGCATCCAGATCGAACAGGCCAAGGCCCATGGCAACAGCGCCCAACAGGCCGGTCTGGAAAAAGCCCTGAGCGAAGTCACCGCCAACTGCACTGACGCATCGCTGAAGAAAGAGCGCGAAAACAAGGTGCTGGACGCCAAGCACGAAGTCAGCCGCCGTCAGGCCGACCTCGACAAAGCCATGAAAAAAGGCGATGCGGACAAGATCAACAAGCGCAAGGACAAGCTCGCCGAATCGCGCAAAGAGCTGCAGGATGCGGTGGAAGAACTCGACCAGTAAAACCGGTCAGTGGTCCCGGAACTGCTTATGGCAAGCGCTGCACGCATCTTCGACTTTCTGCATCGCCGGTTGAAGGCTGCTGGCCTTATAGGGCTGGGTCTGGCTGGCGATCACCAATTCACCGGTGGCTGCCTCAAGGTCGCGAGCCATTTGCAGAAATTGCGCCTGCTTTTGCCACACCTCGTCCCGGGCGCTGGTGTGATCCTCTTCCCGCACGCTCGGGAAGTGCTGCCAGGGTTGATGGGACAACGTATCCAGCTTGACCGCGCCGTCGGCGAACCGGGCGCCTTCAAAAGGGATGCGCCCGCGCAACATGCCGCCCAGGCCTTCGCTGGTCTGGAGCATTTGTTTGAAGATCGCCTTGCGCTGACCCAAGGGAGAGTTGGGGTCCACACCGCCGCAGGCAGACAAGGCCAGGCAGGCCAGCACTACAACCGAAATGTTTTTGAAAGTCATGGTGGCTCAGGGTCACGGAAAACGGTGGCCAGTATCCTCGCCCCGTCCGCAAAGACCAATAGCCCTATTAATAATAAGGGTTGCCCGAGCGCGTTCAGGCACGGGCAATCGCTTCAGGAATTACGTGCATGAATGTCAATTGGAAACCCTGGAGCCGCCTGGCGTGGGCTCTGCCGATGATCGCGCTGCTGGCCGGTTGCGACCTGGGCAAAGACGCTGGCAAAGAGACTGCCAAAGAAGAACCCGTCAAACCCCATGCCGTCGCCACCTACGTGAGCGCTCCATGGGAAGCGTTGCCAGCCGTTTCCGACAGCGACTTGCTGGCCGGTTTCGAATCCTGGCGCAGTGCCTGTCAGCGCCTCAAGGCCGATCCGATCTGGGGCGCGACCTGC
This region of Pseudomonas sp. MUP55 genomic DNA includes:
- a CDS encoding DUF1090 domain-containing protein codes for the protein MKLLAPLALLTFASFMATPLLAADETSPLTGCAAKRQAISIQIEQAKAHGNSAQQAGLEKALSEVTANCTDASLKKERENKVLDAKHEVSRRQADLDKAMKKGDADKINKRKDKLAESRKELQDAVEELDQ
- a CDS encoding cytochrome c, coding for MTFKNISVVVLACLALSACGGVDPNSPLGQRKAIFKQMLQTSEGLGGMLRGRIPFEGARFADGAVKLDTLSHQPWQHFPSVREEDHTSARDEVWQKQAQFLQMARDLEAATGELVIASQTQPYKASSLQPAMQKVEDACSACHKQFRDH